The following proteins come from a genomic window of Galactobacillus timonensis:
- a CDS encoding L-lactate dehydrogenase, producing MSVNLRKAAIIGCGAVGAASAFSLMESKLFSELVLLDVNQAKAEGEAMDISHGTSLISPQRIYAGTYDDIADAAVIVLTAGAAQKPGETRLDLIHKNISIHSSIMAEIRRVKPQGILLVVANPVDILTYYASKASGMPEGRVFGSGTVLDSARLRNAIGNVLDVDSRSVHASIIGEHGDSEIAAWSHANVSGVPLADFFALRGMGEMDMNAIEEKIANDVRRSAYEIIQRKGATCYGIAVSVSRICSAIVKDEKSILPVSTVLHGTYGIDDCALSVPAIVGSKGIEGLVPVALSEEERTELLESAKLLKNNMEGITF from the coding sequence ATGAGTGTTAATCTTCGTAAGGCGGCAATTATCGGCTGTGGGGCGGTTGGAGCTGCTTCGGCATTTTCTCTGATGGAGTCAAAGCTTTTCTCCGAACTTGTCCTGCTGGATGTAAATCAGGCGAAGGCGGAAGGTGAGGCAATGGATATTTCCCATGGTACGTCGCTGATTTCGCCGCAGCGTATCTATGCCGGTACCTATGATGATATTGCAGATGCGGCTGTCATTGTGCTGACGGCTGGTGCGGCGCAGAAGCCGGGTGAGACCCGTCTGGATCTGATCCATAAAAACATTTCGATTCATTCTTCGATTATGGCGGAGATTCGCCGGGTGAAGCCGCAGGGCATTCTGCTGGTGGTCGCAAATCCGGTGGATATTCTTACATACTATGCGTCGAAGGCATCCGGAATGCCGGAGGGCCGTGTCTTCGGCTCGGGAACGGTACTCGATTCGGCACGTCTTCGTAATGCGATCGGCAATGTGCTGGATGTGGACAGCCGCTCTGTTCATGCGAGCATCATCGGAGAGCATGGTGACAGTGAGATTGCGGCATGGTCGCATGCGAATGTGTCCGGTGTTCCGCTGGCAGATTTCTTTGCGCTGCGGGGCATGGGCGAAATGGACATGAATGCGATTGAAGAAAAGATTGCCAATGATGTGCGCCGCAGTGCTTATGAAATCATTCAGCGTAAAGGCGCGACGTGTTATGGCATTGCGGTCAGCGTGAGCCGGATCTGCTCGGCAATTGTGAAGGATGAAAAGAGCATTCTGCCGGTGTCGACGGTTCTGCACGGGACGTATGGAATTGATGATTGTGCGCTTTCGGTTCCGGCGATTGTTGGAAGTAAGGGAATCGAGGGCCTGGTACCTGTGGCGTTGAGCGAAGAGGAGCGTACGGAGCTTCTGGAAAGCGCAAAGCTGTTGAAGAATAATATGGAAGGTATTACTTTTTGA
- a CDS encoding ABC transporter ATP-binding protein — MSDVELKHIRKVYRDQEPAKHRFGKKPEEKKKNANLKRTEEGVLAVDDFNLKIKDQEFIVLVGPSGCGKSTTLRMVAGLEEITHGDLLIDGKRVNDVAPKDRDIAMVFQSYALYPHMTVRENMEFPLKIRKMPKEEIDARVNDAAEILGITEYLDRKPKALSGGQRQRVAIGRAIVRNPKVLLMDEPLSNLDAKLRNQMRAEIIKLRQKIHTTFIYVTHDQTEAMTLGDRIVIMKDGVIQQIGTPQTVYDNPVNLFVAGFIGVPQMNFYDGTLIKKADGSYAVQVEDAVIDLSAEKCAHLKERSVEGQEVTIGVRPEHITLTKTEGKMVKGTVDVAELMGASEHLHVNAMGKDGIIIVPTLDLKGSSFTIGSPIEFTFPGSMVHVFDKKTGINLEYDPETMRRPD; from the coding sequence ATGTCGGATGTTGAACTGAAACATATCCGCAAGGTCTATCGTGACCAGGAACCTGCAAAGCACCGTTTCGGTAAGAAGCCGGAAGAAAAGAAAAAGAATGCGAATCTGAAGCGTACCGAGGAAGGTGTCCTTGCGGTCGATGACTTCAATCTCAAGATCAAGGATCAGGAATTCATCGTCCTTGTCGGACCGTCCGGCTGCGGCAAGTCGACGACGCTGCGCATGGTCGCAGGTCTGGAAGAGATCACACACGGCGACCTTCTGATTGACGGCAAGCGTGTCAACGATGTGGCACCGAAGGATCGTGATATTGCGATGGTATTCCAGAGCTATGCTCTGTATCCGCATATGACGGTTCGTGAGAACATGGAATTTCCGCTGAAGATCCGCAAGATGCCGAAGGAAGAGATTGATGCCCGCGTCAATGATGCGGCCGAGATCCTTGGCATCACGGAATATCTGGACCGTAAGCCGAAGGCACTGTCCGGCGGCCAGCGTCAGCGTGTTGCGATCGGGCGTGCAATTGTCCGTAATCCGAAGGTTCTTCTGATGGATGAGCCGCTGTCGAACCTGGATGCGAAGCTCCGCAACCAGATGCGTGCCGAGATCATCAAGCTGCGTCAGAAGATTCATACGACATTCATCTATGTTACGCATGATCAGACGGAGGCGATGACGCTGGGGGATCGGATCGTGATCATGAAGGATGGTGTCATTCAGCAGATCGGTACGCCGCAGACGGTGTATGACAATCCGGTGAATCTGTTTGTGGCAGGGTTCATTGGTGTTCCGCAGATGAACTTTTATGATGGAACATTGATCAAAAAGGCGGACGGCAGCTATGCGGTGCAGGTTGAGGATGCCGTGATTGATCTTTCGGCTGAGAAGTGTGCGCATCTGAAGGAGCGCAGCGTTGAGGGACAGGAAGTGACGATCGGTGTTCGTCCGGAACATATTACGTTAACAAAGACGGAAGGAAAGATGGTCAAAGGCACGGTAGATGTTGCGGAGCTGATGGGAGCCTCGGAGCATCTGCATGTGAATGCGATGGGGAAGGACGGCATCATCATTGTGCCGACGCTGGATCTGAAGGGAAGCAGCTTCACAATCGGTTCGCCGATCGAGTTTACATTCCCGGGATCGATGGTGCATGTGTTTGACAAGAAGACGGGCATCAACCTGGAATATGATCCAGAGACGATGCGTCGTCCGGACTGA
- the malQ gene encoding 4-alpha-glucanotransferase produces MNRRAGILMPISALPSPYGIGTLGKEACRFIDFLEKAGQSYWQILPTGPTGYGDSPYQSFSAFAGNPYFIDLDLLKKDGLLKAEEYRNIDWGSDPQRVDYGTIYNHRFAVLHLAADRLRKHLPDDYEDFCRQNAFWLDDYALFMAEKEAHQGVSFMGWEPSLRRHNPKAVARETERLADQIEFWKLIQYLFRKQWNDLRDYAHHHGIKLIGDVPIYVSPDSSDLWGHPDLFQLDRSGKPTEVAGCPPDGFSADGQLWGNPLYNWNRMKKDGYQWWAQRIAYQFTMIDVLRIDHFRGFESYYAIPYGETTARNGRWKKGPGIAFFKTMEQKLGHLDIIAEDLGFLTPEVIQMVKETGYPGMKVLEFAFDPRDTGSDYLPHKYTHNCVVYTGTHDNETVNGWMKNSPKEYTKRAIEYLNLSKSEGYHWGFLRGAYESVGDLVVMQYQDLLGLGDEARFNVPSTTGNNWVWRTVKGSWTNALAKKLYHFTMIYDRLPGTEAEI; encoded by the coding sequence ATGAATCGTAGAGCAGGAATACTGATGCCGATCAGTGCACTGCCATCGCCCTATGGAATTGGGACACTGGGGAAGGAAGCCTGCCGCTTCATTGATTTTCTCGAGAAGGCCGGACAGTCCTACTGGCAGATTCTGCCAACGGGGCCGACGGGCTATGGCGACTCGCCATACCAGTCGTTCTCGGCCTTTGCCGGAAATCCGTATTTCATTGACCTGGATCTGTTGAAGAAGGACGGCCTGCTGAAGGCTGAGGAATATCGGAACATTGACTGGGGAAGTGATCCGCAGCGTGTCGACTACGGCACAATCTACAATCACCGCTTCGCCGTGCTCCATCTGGCCGCGGACCGTCTCAGGAAACATCTGCCGGATGATTATGAAGACTTCTGCCGGCAGAATGCGTTCTGGCTGGATGACTATGCACTGTTCATGGCGGAAAAAGAAGCGCATCAGGGCGTTTCCTTCATGGGATGGGAACCTTCGCTTCGCCGCCATAATCCAAAGGCTGTCGCCAGAGAAACAGAACGTCTGGCGGATCAGATTGAGTTCTGGAAGCTGATTCAGTACCTGTTCCGTAAGCAGTGGAATGATCTGCGCGATTATGCGCATCATCATGGGATCAAGCTGATCGGAGATGTGCCGATCTATGTGTCGCCGGATTCCAGTGATCTCTGGGGTCATCCGGATCTGTTCCAGCTGGATCGCAGCGGGAAACCGACGGAAGTTGCCGGATGTCCGCCTGATGGCTTTTCGGCAGACGGGCAGCTGTGGGGCAATCCACTCTATAACTGGAACCGGATGAAGAAGGATGGCTACCAGTGGTGGGCACAGCGCATCGCCTATCAGTTTACGATGATTGACGTGCTGCGCATTGACCATTTCCGGGGTTTTGAGTCCTATTACGCCATTCCGTATGGTGAAACGACTGCCCGCAACGGCAGATGGAAGAAGGGGCCCGGCATCGCGTTCTTCAAGACCATGGAACAGAAGCTGGGACATCTCGACATCATCGCGGAGGATCTTGGCTTCCTGACGCCGGAAGTGATTCAGATGGTGAAGGAAACGGGATATCCGGGGATGAAGGTGCTTGAATTTGCCTTCGATCCAAGGGATACCGGATCCGATTATCTGCCCCATAAATATACGCACAACTGTGTCGTCTATACGGGGACCCATGATAACGAGACCGTCAACGGCTGGATGAAGAATTCGCCGAAGGAGTATACGAAACGCGCCATCGAGTATCTCAACCTCTCAAAGTCCGAGGGATATCACTGGGGATTTCTGCGGGGAGCGTATGAATCGGTCGGCGACCTGGTCGTGATGCAGTATCAGGATCTGCTGGGGCTGGGCGATGAGGCACGTTTCAATGTTCCATCGACCACGGGCAATAACTGGGTATGGCGGACCGTAAAAGGAAGCTGGACCAATGCCCTTGCAAAGAAGCTTTATCACTTCACAATGATTTATGACCGTCTTCCGGGAACGGAAGCCGAAATTTAA
- a CDS encoding LacI family DNA-binding transcriptional regulator, with translation MTTIKDIARLSGYSIGTVSRVINHHPDVSEAARQRIEEIIAQENFQPNSNAKMLKQQTDAPIAIIIRGYANIFFESLLEKTQNILRSAHEEASVVFVDESANEVQTAAQLHMSSHPKAFIFLGGNLEYFRSGFSAVDTPSVLLTNSAADLSFDQLSSYTTDDLEASACAVRYLIACGHRNIGIIGGSPESSGSQVGYRRLLGCRKAFNDKGVTFDEAAQYEPSRFSMEGGYQAATRLLKRSPQITAVFALGDSIAIGAMRAIEDMGLNCPQDVSVIGYDGIAQGRYTVPRLTSIRQDVDALARKGVEDLLVRLQYDRQAIHEIVPFELVEGESVFVKR, from the coding sequence ATGACTACGATTAAGGATATTGCCCGGCTTTCGGGTTACAGCATCGGTACGGTCAGCCGTGTCATCAATCATCATCCGGATGTTTCCGAGGCTGCTCGCCAGCGCATTGAAGAAATCATTGCGCAGGAGAACTTTCAGCCGAACTCGAATGCCAAGATGCTCAAGCAGCAGACCGATGCACCGATCGCGATCATCATCCGCGGCTATGCCAACATCTTCTTTGAATCTCTGCTTGAAAAGACCCAGAACATTCTGCGTTCCGCACATGAAGAAGCTTCGGTGGTGTTTGTCGATGAAAGTGCCAACGAGGTGCAGACAGCTGCACAGCTTCATATGTCATCGCACCCGAAGGCATTCATCTTTCTCGGCGGCAACCTGGAGTATTTCCGCAGCGGATTCAGTGCCGTGGATACGCCCAGCGTCCTGCTGACCAACAGTGCCGCTGACCTTTCCTTTGATCAGCTGTCCAGCTATACGACGGATGATCTGGAAGCCAGTGCCTGCGCGGTGCGGTATCTGATTGCCTGCGGCCATAGGAACATCGGTATTATCGGTGGTTCACCGGAAAGCAGCGGAAGCCAGGTCGGCTATCGCCGGCTGCTGGGCTGCCGCAAGGCATTCAATGATAAAGGCGTCACCTTTGATGAGGCGGCGCAGTATGAACCAAGCCGCTTCTCCATGGAGGGCGGCTACCAGGCGGCGACGCGGTTATTGAAGCGAAGCCCGCAGATCACGGCTGTTTTCGCTCTTGGCGATTCGATCGCCATCGGGGCGATGCGTGCCATTGAAGACATGGGGCTCAACTGTCCCCAGGACGTCAGCGTCATTGGCTACGATGGTATCGCACAGGGCAGATATACGGTGCCGCGGCTCACTTCCATTCGTCAGGATGTGGATGCACTTGCCCGCAAAGGTGTGGAGGACCTTCTGGTCCGTCTGCAGTATGATCGGCAGGCGATCCATGAAATCGTGCCGTTTGAACTGGTCGAAGGCGAAAGTGTCTTCGTAAAACGTTAG
- a CDS encoding carbohydrate ABC transporter permease: MNENKGKWYGTAFLTFLAAFWIFPILCVLWNSFKVKTAINLQPFQLPNSDTFISWENYGQAINKYGLLSAVGWTVFITVFSVAAILICCSMTGWFITRVQNKWTKLIYTLCIFSMVVPFQMVMFTLSLVANRLGLTTPWGIIVIYLGFGAGLAVFMFTGFVRSIPIEIEEAAMIDGCTPLQTFFKIVLPIMKPTYISVGILETMWIWNDFLLPYLVLDIKKYKTISIIIQYMKGSYGSVDMGAIMAALILAVIPVIIFYLSCQKYIIKGVAAGAVKG, encoded by the coding sequence ATGAATGAAAATAAGGGAAAATGGTATGGGACCGCGTTCCTGACGTTCCTTGCCGCATTCTGGATCTTCCCGATTCTCTGTGTCCTGTGGAATTCATTCAAAGTAAAGACGGCCATCAACCTGCAGCCGTTCCAGCTGCCGAATTCTGATACCTTCATCAGCTGGGAAAACTACGGTCAGGCCATCAACAAGTACGGCCTCCTGAGTGCTGTCGGCTGGACCGTATTCATTACCGTCTTCTCGGTTGCGGCAATTCTGATCTGCTGCTCGATGACGGGCTGGTTCATTACCCGCGTTCAGAACAAGTGGACGAAGCTCATCTATACGCTGTGCATCTTCTCGATGGTTGTACCGTTTCAGATGGTCATGTTCACGCTGTCACTGGTTGCCAACCGTCTCGGTCTGACGACGCCATGGGGCATCATCGTCATCTACCTGGGATTCGGCGCCGGTCTTGCGGTGTTCATGTTTACGGGATTTGTCCGTTCCATTCCGATCGAGATTGAAGAGGCTGCCATGATTGACGGCTGCACGCCGCTGCAGACATTCTTCAAGATCGTTCTTCCGATCATGAAGCCGACTTACATTTCCGTCGGCATTCTTGAGACGATGTGGATCTGGAACGACTTCCTGCTGCCATACCTGGTACTGGACATCAAGAAATACAAGACGATTTCGATTATCATTCAGTACATGAAGGGATCCTACGGATCCGTCGATATGGGTGCCATCATGGCGGCACTGATTCTCGCCGTCATTCCGGTCATCATTTTCTATCTGAGCTGCCAGAAATATATTATTAAGGGTGTTGCGGCTGGCGCCGTCAAGGGCTGA
- a CDS encoding carbohydrate ABC transporter permease: MQKNIKKYWPIFTLPTMIAFTIGFIVPFILGIYLSFTKFTTVKDAKWVGLQNYITAFKDTTFDHSFWFTAAFALVTLVLINVIAFALAMALTKSRKGTNVFRTIFFMPNLIGGIVLGYIWQLIFSGILVHFNTALNLNAKLGFWGLVILVCWQQIGYMMIIYIAGLQSIPEDVMEAAEIDGASSSQRLFKVTIPMMMPSITICTFLTITNGFKLFDQNLALTGGAPMKQTEMLALNIYNTFYGRVGFEGVGQAKAVVFFILVVVIAALQQKMTKEKEVQQ; the protein is encoded by the coding sequence ATGCAGAAAAACATCAAGAAATACTGGCCGATTTTCACTCTTCCGACGATGATCGCCTTCACCATCGGCTTCATCGTCCCGTTCATTCTCGGCATCTATCTTTCGTTCACAAAATTTACAACTGTCAAGGATGCAAAATGGGTCGGCCTGCAGAACTACATCACCGCATTTAAAGATACAACCTTTGATCACTCGTTCTGGTTCACTGCCGCCTTCGCTCTGGTGACACTGGTGCTGATCAATGTCATTGCCTTTGCACTGGCAATGGCTCTGACCAAGTCGCGTAAAGGAACCAACGTCTTCCGTACCATCTTCTTTATGCCGAACCTGATTGGCGGCATCGTGCTTGGCTACATCTGGCAGCTGATCTTCTCGGGGATTCTGGTGCACTTCAATACGGCACTCAACCTCAATGCGAAGCTCGGCTTCTGGGGCCTGGTCATTCTCGTCTGCTGGCAGCAGATCGGATATATGATGATCATCTATATCGCTGGTCTGCAGTCGATTCCGGAAGATGTCATGGAAGCGGCCGAAATTGACGGAGCTTCCAGCTCCCAGCGCCTGTTCAAGGTAACGATTCCGATGATGATGCCGAGCATCACCATCTGCACATTCCTTACGATAACCAACGGCTTCAAGCTCTTCGATCAGAACCTTGCCCTGACGGGCGGCGCACCGATGAAGCAGACCGAAATGCTGGCTCTCAACATCTACAACACATTCTATGGACGTGTCGGTTTCGAGGGTGTTGGACAGGCCAAGGCGGTTGTCTTCTTCATTCTTGTTGTTGTGATTGCGGCTCTGCAGCAGAAGATGACCAAGGAAAAGGAGGTCCAGCAGTAA
- a CDS encoding ABC transporter substrate-binding protein, with protein MNSKKILAFAMSAAMLAGCGSSASGSAAASTSAAAGTAAAASGTGRVYYLNFKPEADEYWQDLAKEYTKETGVPVTVLTAASGEYESTLKSEMAKSEAPTMFQVNGPVGLASWKDYCYDLSGSKLEGELSNSAYELKDGDKVAGIAYVTEAYGLITNKALLEKAGYTADDIKSFDDLKKVAEDITARKDELGFSAFTSAGMDSSSDWRFKTHLANLPIYYEYKDAGVDNLDELKGTYLDNYRAIWDLYINNSTIDPSQLSTATGDQAESEFVNQEAVFFQNGTWEYDAVKAIGDDNLAYLPIYFGVDDANEGLCMGTENYWCVNSQASPEDIQATLDFMYWCVTSDAGVNAMTSGDKMGFNIPFKSNPESTNVLFNLANANTGTPVSWNFTTMPSEEWKNTLGQALTVYAADQTDANWEQVRSAFVDNWATEKQLAASNG; from the coding sequence ATGAACAGCAAAAAGATTTTGGCATTTGCAATGTCGGCTGCGATGCTCGCAGGATGCGGTTCTTCCGCTTCCGGTTCGGCAGCAGCTTCTACTTCCGCAGCCGCCGGTACGGCTGCAGCAGCGTCCGGAACCGGTCGTGTGTACTATCTGAACTTCAAGCCTGAAGCAGATGAGTACTGGCAGGATTTGGCAAAGGAATATACGAAGGAGACAGGTGTTCCTGTAACGGTTCTGACGGCAGCGTCCGGTGAATATGAGTCCACTCTGAAGTCTGAAATGGCCAAGAGCGAAGCTCCGACAATGTTCCAGGTGAATGGTCCGGTCGGTCTGGCTTCTTGGAAGGATTACTGCTACGATCTGTCCGGCTCCAAGCTGGAAGGCGAGCTGTCCAATAGTGCTTACGAACTTAAGGATGGCGACAAGGTTGCCGGCATCGCTTACGTTACTGAGGCGTATGGTCTGATTACCAACAAGGCTCTGCTTGAAAAGGCCGGCTACACGGCTGATGACATCAAGAGCTTCGACGATCTGAAGAAGGTTGCTGAAGACATTACCGCCCGCAAGGATGAGCTTGGCTTCTCCGCCTTCACTTCTGCAGGTATGGACAGCTCCTCTGACTGGCGGTTCAAGACGCATCTGGCAAACCTGCCGATCTACTATGAATACAAGGACGCCGGCGTCGACAATCTCGATGAGCTGAAGGGAACCTATCTCGACAACTATCGTGCTATCTGGGATCTTTACATCAACAACTCCACGATCGATCCTTCGCAGCTGTCCACCGCTACCGGTGATCAGGCTGAATCCGAATTCGTTAACCAGGAAGCAGTCTTCTTCCAGAACGGTACCTGGGAATATGATGCTGTAAAGGCAATCGGCGATGACAACCTCGCTTATCTGCCGATCTACTTCGGTGTCGATGATGCGAATGAAGGTCTCTGCATGGGTACTGAGAACTACTGGTGCGTTAACAGCCAGGCTTCGCCGGAAGACATTCAGGCAACACTTGACTTCATGTACTGGTGCGTAACGTCGGATGCTGGTGTTAATGCAATGACATCGGGCGACAAGATGGGCTTCAACATTCCGTTCAAGTCCAACCCTGAATCCACGAACGTTCTGTTCAATCTCGCAAATGCCAACACCGGGACACCGGTTTCCTGGAACTTCACCACGATGCCTTCCGAAGAATGGAAGAACACGCTTGGCCAGGCTCTGACGGTCTATGCGGCTGATCAGACGGATGCTAACTGGGAACAGGTTCGTTCCGCATTTGTAGACAACTGGGCAACTGAAAAGCAGCTCGCTGCCTCCAACGGCTGA
- a CDS encoding IS1/IS1595 family N-terminal zinc-binding domain-containing protein, whose product MNNLKKNRHFWGRSLRKLEWDKYHDISDSQKLISHTIHEWYDAKHPEFSADEIKFLNNRNIESCPHCGSTNFIKYGFYKNGMRCYLCHDCGHKFSPITNTIFDDRKIPISEWIEYLLYLFEFHSINSSARDNRNTESTGRYWLKKVFFVLNGIQDNIVLKGKIYLDEMFFPVIKRRTITKDGKKLRGISKNKICVVAAHDGHGTNLIIVEHVSKPSRKSTWAALGNHIQPGSELIHDGDNSHSVLIEKLGLSEEIHLTKETKGLPDEKNPLDKINNLHALVKQYMRMHGGYNREDLQDWMNLIWFILSKPDNRYEKIDLFLNMALNAPGKVRYRDRMAKNVNK is encoded by the coding sequence ATGAATAATCTCAAGAAGAACCGTCACTTCTGGGGACGGTCTTTGAGAAAGCTTGAATGGGACAAGTACCATGACATTTCAGATTCTCAAAAGCTCATTTCCCATACCATTCACGAATGGTATGATGCCAAACACCCAGAGTTTTCGGCAGATGAAATCAAATTTCTGAATAACAGAAATATTGAATCCTGCCCGCATTGCGGCAGCACGAATTTCATCAAGTATGGTTTTTATAAGAATGGCATGCGCTGTTACCTCTGCCATGATTGCGGGCATAAGTTTTCACCTATTACCAACACAATATTTGATGATCGGAAGATTCCAATCTCCGAATGGATTGAATATCTTCTGTATCTGTTTGAATTTCATTCTATTAATTCATCTGCCAGGGATAATCGAAACACCGAAAGCACAGGCAGATACTGGCTGAAAAAGGTATTTTTTGTTCTGAATGGAATTCAGGATAACATTGTGCTCAAAGGGAAAATATACCTTGATGAAATGTTCTTCCCTGTCATAAAGAGAAGAACGATTACGAAAGACGGAAAGAAACTTCGCGGCATATCAAAGAATAAGATTTGTGTTGTCGCAGCACACGACGGGCACGGGACAAACCTCATCATAGTTGAACATGTCTCCAAGCCCTCCCGCAAAAGCACATGGGCGGCGCTCGGAAATCATATACAGCCAGGCTCTGAACTGATTCATGATGGTGACAATTCTCATTCTGTTCTGATCGAGAAACTGGGTCTGTCAGAAGAGATCCATCTCACAAAAGAAACGAAGGGATTGCCTGACGAAAAGAATCCGTTAGACAAGATCAACAACCTTCATGCTCTGGTAAAGCAATACATGCGCATGCATGGAGGATACAACAGAGAAGATCTACAAGACTGGATGAATCTGATCTGGTTCATCCTTTCCAAGCCGGACAACAGGTATGAAAAGATCGACTTATTTCTCAACATGGCGCTAAACGCACCAGGAAAAGTGCGATATCGGGACCGGATGGCTAAAAATGTCAATAAATAA
- a CDS encoding ISL3 family transposase, which produces MSLNTNKEDIMELFGLEDSDVEDFQYQNLNGNAQISVRLVPHYEPCPECGCKTPRIKDYYWKKITHSVLSDRKCTLLYRARRYVCPVCHRTYAEKNPFSFGSMSISAFTVQRVLTDLKNYNETFSSVARRYHLSPATAAYLFDDHVSLPRKPLPEMISFDEVYAFRNYSEKFVCVLMDFQRQTPIDFLNSRREDRLLSYFMKIPLEERKKVKACSFDMYDTYRTVMKKCFPNSIGIVDRFHLCQELGRQTDSVRIRAMKGTTKGSDEYYLLKKFNWILYRHSDSSTKDGKKLFDPNGQRRYNNHFKFPINYYDLREKLLKISPELMESWNLKEKVYDYYETATPNDREQKLNELITEFRKSQVPEMRHFASTLTKWRTEIINSLTTYGYIYKVDSKTGKPNAYHKRMTNAIIENRNSICKCIKKNANGYHNWDRFRNRLMYVLDKDATYSLNPIHSNVTKTAK; this is translated from the coding sequence ATGTCTCTTAACACGAATAAAGAGGACATCATGGAGCTCTTCGGCCTGGAAGACAGTGATGTGGAGGACTTCCAGTATCAGAACTTGAATGGAAATGCACAGATCTCAGTCCGGCTCGTTCCGCACTATGAGCCCTGCCCGGAATGCGGCTGTAAAACTCCAAGGATCAAAGATTATTACTGGAAGAAGATTACGCACAGTGTTCTTTCTGATCGTAAATGTACGCTGCTTTACCGGGCCAGACGATATGTCTGTCCGGTATGTCATCGAACCTATGCAGAGAAGAATCCATTCTCCTTTGGCAGTATGAGTATCTCCGCATTCACGGTTCAGAGAGTGCTCACGGATCTGAAGAACTATAACGAGACATTCTCTTCCGTTGCGCGCAGGTATCATCTCTCTCCTGCCACAGCTGCCTATCTGTTTGATGATCACGTCAGTCTTCCCAGGAAACCTCTGCCGGAGATGATCAGCTTTGATGAAGTCTATGCCTTCCGCAACTACAGCGAGAAATTCGTCTGTGTTCTTATGGATTTCCAGAGACAGACGCCCATTGATTTCCTGAACTCCAGACGGGAAGATCGGCTGCTCAGCTACTTTATGAAGATCCCGCTGGAAGAGCGGAAGAAAGTCAAAGCCTGTTCCTTCGATATGTACGATACCTATCGAACGGTCATGAAGAAGTGTTTCCCGAACAGTATCGGTATCGTGGACAGATTCCATCTCTGCCAGGAACTGGGACGCCAGACCGACAGTGTTCGAATCCGTGCCATGAAAGGAACCACAAAAGGTTCCGATGAATACTATCTTCTCAAGAAGTTCAACTGGATTCTCTACAGGCATTCCGACAGCAGCACAAAAGATGGTAAGAAGCTGTTCGATCCAAACGGACAGAGAAGATATAACAATCATTTCAAATTTCCGATTAACTACTATGATCTCCGCGAGAAGCTCCTGAAAATAAGCCCTGAGCTGATGGAGTCATGGAATCTGAAAGAAAAAGTATACGACTACTATGAGACCGCCACGCCCAACGATAGGGAGCAGAAACTGAACGAACTGATTACGGAGTTCAGGAAGTCTCAGGTACCGGAAATGCGTCACTTCGCCAGCACACTGACCAAATGGCGGACCGAAATCATCAATTCTCTTACTACCTACGGCTACATCTACAAGGTCGATTCCAAGACCGGCAAACCCAATGCCTATCATAAGCGGATGACCAATGCGATCATTGAAAACCGAAACTCAATCTGTAAGTGCATCAAGAAGAATGCGAACGGCTATCACAACTGGGACAGATTCCGCAACCGCCTCATGTACGTTCTGGACAAGGATGCGACCTACTCATTGAACCCGATACACTCGAATGTCACAAAAACGGCGAAATAA